From one Fusobacterium sp. JB019 genomic stretch:
- a CDS encoding sodium ion-translocating decarboxylase subunit beta codes for ARVVQKVGQEENPANFLLMHAMGPNVAGVIGSAVAAGVLLNIFG; via the coding sequence CAGCAAGAGTAGTACAAAAAGTTGGTCAAGAAGAGAACCCAGCAAACTTTTTATTAATGCATGCAATGGGACCAAATGTTGCAGGAGTAATAGGTTCAGCAGTTGCAGCAGGAGTATTATTAAATATATTTGGATAA